From Mus musculus strain C57BL/6J chromosome 8, GRCm38.p6 C57BL/6J, a single genomic window includes:
- the Zfhx3 gene encoding zinc finger homeobox protein 3 isoform X2, with product MRLGGGQLVSEELMNLGESFIQTNDPSLKLFQCAVCNKFTTDNLDMLGLHMNVERSLSEDEWKAVMGDSYQCKLCRYNTQLKANFQLHCKTDKHVQKYQLVAHIKEGGKANEWRLKCVAIGNPVHLKCNACDYYTNSLEKLRLHTVNSRHEASLKLYKHLQQHESGVEGESCYYHCVLCNYSTKAKLNLIQHVRSMKHQRSESLRKLQRLQKGLPEEDEDLGQIFTIRRCPSTDPEEAVEDAEGPSEASADPEELAKDQGSGSEEGQSKRAASSSQAEKELTDSPATTKRTSFPGSSETPLSSKRPKASEEIKPEQMYQCPYCKYSNADVNRLRVHAMTQHSVQPLLRCPLCQDMLNNKIHLQLHLTHLHSVAPDCVEKLIMTVTAPEMVMPSSMFLPAAAADRDGNSTLEEAGKQPEASEDPGKNILPPASMEHGGDLKPTSADPSCGREDSGFLCWKKGCNQVFKTSATLQTHFNEVHAKRPQLPVSDRHVYKYRCNQCSLAFKTIEKLQLHSQYHVIRAATMCCLCQRSFRTFQALKKHLETSHLELSEADIQQLYGGLLANGDLLAMGDPTLAEDHTIIVEEDKEEESDLEDKQSPTGSDSGSVQEDSGSEPKRALPFRKGPNFTMEKFLDPSRPYKCTVCKESFTQKNILLVHYNSVSHLHKLKRALQESATGQPEPTSSPDNKPFKCNTCNVAYSQSSTLEIHMRSVLHQTKARAAKLEAASGNSNGTGNSGGVSLSSSTPSPVGSSGANNTFTATNPSSAAMAPSVNALSQVPPESVVMPPLGNPISANIASPSEPKEANRKKLADMIASRQQQQQQQQQQQQQAQTLAQAQAQVQAHLQQELQQQAALIQSQLFNPTLLPHFPMTTETLLQLQQQQHLLFPFYIPSAEFQLNPEVSLPVTSGALTLTGSGPGLLEDLKAQVQIPQQSHQQILQQQQQQSQLSLSQSHSALLQPSQHPEKKNKVVIKEKDKESQREREGPEGAEGNTGPKESLPDASKAKEKKDLAPGGGSEGTMLPPRIASDARGNATKALLENFGFELVIQYNENKQKAQKKNGKAEQGGESLEKLECDSCGKLFSNILILKSHQEHVHQNYFPFKQLERFAKQYREHYDKLYPLRPQTPEPPPPPPPPPPPPLPTAPPQPASAPAIPASAPPITSPTIAPAQPSVPLTQLSMPMELPIFSPLMMQTMPLQTLPAQLPPQLGPVEPLPADLAQLYQHQLNPTLLQQQNKRPRTRITDDQLRVLRQYFDINNSPSEEQIKEMADKSGLPQKVIKHWFRNTLFKERQRNKDSPYNFSNPPITSLEELKIDSRPPSPEPQKQEYWGSKRSSRTRFTDYQLRVLQDFFDANAYPKDDEFEQLSNLLNLPTRVIVVWFQNARQKARKNYENQGEGKDGERRELTNDRYIRTSNLNYQCKKCSLVFQRIFDLIKHQKKLCYKDEDEEGQDDSQNEDSMDAMEILTPTSSSCSTPMPSQAYSTPAPSAAAANTAPSAFLQLTAETDELATFNSKAEASDEKPKQADPPSAQPNQTQEKQGQPKPEMQQQLEQLEQKTNAPQPKLPQPAAPSLPQPPPQAPPPQCPLPQSSPSPSQLSHLPLKPLHTSTPQQLANLPPQLIPYQCDQCKLAFPSFEHWQEHQQLHFLSAQNQFIHPQFLDRSLDMPFMLFDPSNPLLASQLLSGAIPQIPASSATSPSTPTSTMNTLKRKLEEKASASPGENDSGTGGEEPQRDKRLRTTITPEQLEILYQKYLLDSNPTRKMLDHIAHEVGLKKRVVQVWFQNTRARERKGQFRAVGPAQAHRRCPFCRALFKAKTALEAHIRSRHWHEAKRAGYNLTLSAMLLDCDGGLQMKGDIFDGTSFSHLPPSSSDGQGVPLSPVSKTMELSPRTLLSPSSIKVEGIEDFESPSMSSVNLNFDQTKLDNDDCSSVNTAITDTTTGDEGNADNDSATGIATETKSSAPNEGLTKAAMMAMSEYEDRLSSGLVSPAPSFYSKEYDNEGTVDYSETSSLADPCSPSPGASGSAGKSGDGGDRPGQKRFRTQMTNLQLKVLKSCFNDYRTPTMLECEVLGNDIGLPKRVVQVWFQNARAKEKKSKLSMAKHFGINQTSYEGPKTECTLCGIKYSARLSVRDHIFSQQHISKVKDTIGSQLDKEKEYFDPATVRQLMAQQELDRIKKANEVLGLAAQQQGMFDNAPLQALNLPTTYPALQGIPPVLLPGLNSPSLPGFTPANTALTSPKPNLMGLPSTTVPSPGLPTSGLPNKPSSASLSSPTPAQATMAMAPQPPPQPQQPQPPVQQPPPPPAAQQIPAPQLTPQQQRKDKDGEKGKEKEKAHKGKGEPLPVPKKEKGEAPPAATATISAPLPAMEYAVDPAQLQALQAALTSDPTALLTSQFLPYFVPGFSPYYAPQIPGALQSGYLQPMYGMEGLFPYSPALSQALMGLSPGSLLQQYQQYQQSLQEAIQQQQQQQQQQQQQQQRQLQQQQQQQQQKVQQQQQQQQQPKASQTPVPQGPASPDKDPAKESPKPEEQKNVPREVSPLLPKPPEEPEAESKSASADSLCDPFIVPKVQYKLVCRKCQAGFGDEEAARSHLKSLCCFGQSVVNLQEMVLHVPTGSGGSGGGGGGSGGGGGSYHCLACESALCGEEALSQHLESALHKHRTITRAARNAKEHPSLLPHSACFPDPSTASTSQSAAHSNDSPPPPSAAPSSSASPHASRKSWPPVGSRASAAKPPSFPPLSSSSTVTSSSCSTSGVQPSMPTDDYSEESDTDLSQKSDGPASPVEGPKDPSCPKDSGLTSVGTDTFRL from the exons CGTCATCCAGTCAGGCAGAGAAGGAGTTGACGGATTCCCCTGCAACCACCAAACGCACCTCCTTCCCGGGTAGCTCTGAGACTCCGCTCTCTTCGAAGAGGCCAAAAGCATCAGAGGAGATCAAACCCGAGCAG ATGTACCAGTGTCCCTACTGCAAGTATAGCAACGCTGACGTGAACCGGCTGCGGGTGCACGCCATGACACAGCACTCGGTGCAGCCTTTGCTCCGCTGTCCCCTGTGCCAAGACATGCTCAACAACAAGATCCACCTCCAGCTGCACCTCACCCACCTCCACAGCGTGGCACCTGACTGCGTGGAGAAGCTCATTATGACG GTGACCGCTCCTGAGATGGTTATGCCTAGTAGCATGTTCCTCCCTGCTGCCGCTGCGGACCGAGATGGGAACTCCACTTTGGAAGAGGCAGGAAAGCAACCTG AAGCGTCAGAGGACCCGGGAAAGAACATCTTGCCACCTGCAAGCATGGAGCACGGCGGGGACCTCAAGCCGACCTCTGCTGACCCCAGCTGCGGGAGAGAAGACTCAGGCTTCCTCTGCTGGAAGAAGGGGTGCAACCAGGTCTTCAAAACCTCCGCCACACTGCAGACCCATTTCAACGAGGTGCACGCCAAGAGGCCCCAGCTGCCCGTGTCAGACCGCCACGTGTATAAGTACCGCTGCAACCAGTGCAGCCTGGCTTTCAAGACCATTGAAAAGCTGCAGCTCCACTCTCAGTACCACGTGATCAGAGCCGCCACCATGTGCTGCCTCTGTCAGCGCAGTTTCCGGACTTTCCAGGCTCTGAAAAAACACCTCGAGACGAGTCACCTGGAGTTGAGTGAGGCTGACATCCAACAGCTTTATGGGGGGCTTCTGGCCAACGGGGACCTCTTGGCGATGGGAGACCCCACCCTGGCTGAAGACCACACCATCATCGttgaggaagacaaggaggaagagagTGACCTGGAAGATAAGCAGAGCCCGACAGGCAGCGACTCTGGGTCAGTGCAGGAGGATTCAGGCTCCGAGCCAAAGCGAGCTCTGCCTTTCAGGAAAGGCCCCAACTTCACTATGGAGAAGTTTCTGGACCCTTCCCGCCCTTACAAGTGTACGGTCTGCAAGGAATCCTTCACTCAAAAGAATATCCTGCTGGTGCACTACAACTCCGTCTCGCACCTGCACAAGTTAAAGAGGGCCCTTCAGGAATCGGCAACCGGCCAGCCGGAGCCCACCAGCAGCCCGGACAATAAGCCGTTTAAGTGTAACACTTGCAACGTGGCGTACAGCCAGAGTTCCACGCTGGAGATCCACATGCGGTCTGTGCTGCACCAGACCAAGGCACGGGCAGCCAAGCTGGAGGCTGCAAGTGGGAACAGCAACGGGACTGGCAACAGCGGCGGGGTGTCCCTCAGCTCCTCTACCCCCAGTCCCGTGGGCAGCAGCGGCGCCAACAACACCTTTACCGCCACCAATCCAAGCAGTGCCGCCATGGCTCCAAGCGTCAATGCGCTGAGCCAGGTGCCACCCGAGAGCGTGGTGATGCCGCCTCTGGGGAACCCCATCAGTGCCAACATCGCTTCCCCTTCAGAGCCCAAAGAGGCCAACCGGAAGAAGTTAGCGGATATGATTGCGTCcaggcaacagcagcagcagcagcagcagcagcagcagcagcaagcccAGACACTCGCCCAGGCCCAGGCGCAAGTCCAGGCACACCTGCAGCAGGAGCTGCAGCAACAGGCCGCCCTGATCCAGTCTCAGCTGTTCAACCCCACGCTCCTCCCACACTTCCCCATGACCACAGAGACCTTGctccagctgcagcagcagcagcacctcctcttccccttttaCATCCCCAGCGCTGAGTTCCAGCTCAACCCTGAGGTGAGCCTGCCTGTGACCAGCGGGGCACTGACACTCACGGGGTCAGGCCCAGGCCTGCTGGAAGATCTGAAGGCTCAGGTCCAGATCCCACAGCAGAGCCACCAGCAGatcctgcagcagcagcagcagcagagtcaGCTCTCTCTTTCCCAGAGTCATTCAGCCCTCCTGCAGCCAAGCCAACACccggaaaagaaaaacaaagtggtCATCAAGGAAAAGGATAaggaaagccagagagagagggaggggccgGAGGGGGCAGAGGGTAACACGGGACCAAAGGAATCACTGCCAGATGCCTCGAAGGCCAAAGAGAAGAAAGACTTGGCACCAGGGGGCGGCTCTGAGGGCACTATGCTTCCTCCACGCATTGCTTCAGATGCCAGGGGGAATGCTACCAAGGCCTTGCTGGAGAACTTTGGCTTTGAGCTCGTCATTCAGTATAATGAGAACAAGCAGAAGGCACAGAAGAAGAACGGGAAGGCGGAGCAAGGCGGTGAAAGCCTGGAGAAGCTGGAGTGTGACTCCTGCGGCAAGCTCTTCTCCAACATCTTGATTCTGAAGAGCCACCAGGAGCACGTGCATCAGAACTACTTCCCCTTCAAACAGCTGGAGAGGTTTGCCAAGCAATACAGAGAGCACTATGATAAACTGTACCCCCTGAGGCCCCAGACCCcggagccacccccaccccctcctccgcCTCCCCCGCCTCCGCTTCCTACCGCACCTCCCCAGCCAGCTTCCGCGCCAGCCATCCCCGCGTCGGCTCCACCCATCACTTCGCCCACCATCGCCCCCGCCCAACCCTCCGTGCCTCTCACCCAGCTCTCCATGCCAATGGAGCTGCCCATCTTCTCGCCACTGATGATGCAGACAATGCCACTGCAGACTCTGCCAGCTCAGCTGCCCCCTCAGCTCGGCCCCGTGGAGCCGCTGCCTGCCGATCTGGCCCAGCTCTACCAACACCAGCTCAACCCCACCTTGCTCCAGCAACAGAACAAGAGGCCTCGCACCAGGATCACGGATGACCAGCTCCGAGTGCTCAGGCAGTACTTCGACATTAACAACTCCCCCAGTGAGGAGCAGATCAAAGAGATGGCGGACAAGTCGGGCCTGCCCCAGAAAGTGATCAAGCACTGGTTCAGAAACACTCTATTCAAGGAGCGGCAACGGAACAAGGACTCCCCGTACAACTTCAGCAACCCTCCCATCACCAGTCTGGAGGAACTCAAGATCGACTCCCGGCCCCCTTCCCCCGAACCCCAGAAGCAGGAGTACTGGGGGAGCAAGCGGTCCTCGAGAACAAGGTTTACCGACTACCAGCTCCGAGTCCTGCAAGACTTCTTTGATGCCAATGCTTACCCAAAGGATGATGAATTTGAGCAGCTTTCTAACTTACTGAACCTTCCAACCCGTGTCATAGTGGTGTGGTTTCAGAACGCCCGACAGAAAGCCAGGAAGAATTACGAGAATCAGGGGGAGGGCAAAGACGGAGAGCGGCGCGAGCTTACCAACGATCGCTACATTCGGACGAGCAACTTGAATTACCAGTGCAAAAAGTGCAGCCTCGTGTTTCAGCGCATCTTTGACCTCATCAAACACCAGAAGAAGCTGTGCTAcaaggatgaggatgaggaggggCAGGATGACAGCCAAAACGAGGACTCCATGGATGCCATGGAGATCCTCACCCCTACCAGCTCCTCCTGCAGCACCCCTATGCCCTCGCAGGCTTACAGCACCCCGGCACCGTCGGCGGCAGCGGCCAATACCGCGCCCTCCGCGTTCTTGCAGCTCACAGCGGAGACTGATGAACTGGCCACCTTCAACTCGAAAGCAGAGGCAAGCGATGAGAAGCCAAAGCAGGCCGACCCTCCCAGTGCACagccaaaccaaacccaagaGAAGCAAGGACAGCCAAAGCCAGAGATGCAGCAGCAGCTGGAGCAGCTGGAGCAGAAGACAAACGCACCCCAGCCCAAGCTCCCGCAGCCGGCTGCCCCTTCCTTACCGCAGCCTCCTCCGCAGGCACCCCCTCCGcagtgccccctcccccagtcaAGCCCCAGTCCCTCGCAGCTCTCCCATCTGCCCCTCAAGCCCCTCCACACGTCGACCCCTCAACAGCTGGCAAACCTACCTCCTCAGCTAATCCCCTACCAGTGTGACCAGTGCAAGCTGGCGTTCCCATCCTTCGAGCACTGGCAGGAGCACCAGCAGCTTCACTTCCTGAGTGCCCAGAACCAGTTCATTCACCCCCAGTTTTTGGACAGGTCGTTGGACATGCCTTTCATGCTGTTTGATCCCAGTAACCCACTCCTGGCCAGCCAGCTGCTCTCGGGTGCCATCCCTCAGATCCCAGCGAGCTCAGCCACTTCCCCTTCGACGCCCACCTCCACGATGAACACGCTCaagaggaagctggaggaaaaggCCAGTGCGAGCCCCGGTGAGAACGACAGCGGCACGGGAGGAGAAGAGCCTCAGAGAGACAAGCGTTTGAGGACGACCATAACCCCGGAGCAGCTGGAAATTCTCTACCAGAAGTATCTGCTGGACTCCAACCCGACCCGAAAGATGCTGGATCACATCGCGCATGAGGTGGGCTTGAAGAAGCGCGTGGTACAGGTCTGGTTTCAGAACACCCGCGCCCGGGAAAGGAAAGGTCAGTTCCGGGCTGTGGGCCCGGCGCAGGCCCACAGGAGGTGCCCCTTTTGCCGAGCTCTCTTCAAGGCCAAGACAGCCCTGGAGGCTCATATCCGGTCTCGACACTGGCACGAAGCCAAGAGAGCCGGCTACAACCTGACTCTGTCTGCCATGCTCTTAGACTGTGATGGGGGACTCCAAATGAAGGGAGACATTTTTGATGGAACTAGCTTTTCCCACCTACCCCCGAGCAGTAGTGACGGTCAGGGTGTGCCCCTCTCGCCCGTGAGCAAAACCATGGAGCTGTCCCCCAGAACTCTTCTCAGCCCTTCCTCCATCAAGGTGGAAGGGATCGAAGACTTTGAAAGCCCCTCCATGTCCTCCGTTAACCTGAACTTTGACCAAACTAAGCTGGACAATGATGACTGTTCCTCGGTCAACACCGCAATCACAGACACCACGACAGGGGACGAGGGCAACGCCGACAACGACAGCGCAACAGGAATAGCGACTGAAACCAAATCTTCGGCACCGAACGAGGGGTTGACCAAAGCAGCCATGATGGCAATGTCCGAGTATGAAGACCGGTTGTCATCTGGTCTGGTCAGCCCAGCCCCGAGCTTTTATAGCAAGGAATATGACAACGAAGGTACAGTGGACTACAGTGAAACCTCAAGCCTCGCGGACCCCTGCTCCCCAAGCCCCGGGGCAAGCGGGTCCGCTGGCAAATCTGGTGACGGCGGGGATCGACCTGGGCAGAAACGTTTTCGCACTCAAATGACCAATCTGCAGCTGAAGGTCCTCAAGTCATGCTTTAATGACTACAGGACACCCACCATGCTGGAGTGTGAGGTTCTAGGCAATGACATTGGATTGCCAAAGAGAGTTGTTCAGGTCTGGTTCCAGAATGCCCGGGCGAAAGAGAAGAAGTCCAAGTTAAGCATGGCCAAGCATTTTGGGATAAACCAAACGAGTTATGAGGGACCCAAGACCGAGTGCACTTTGTGTGGCATCAAGTACAGCGCGAGGCTGTCTGTACGTGACCATATCTTTTCTCAACAGCATATCTCCAAAGTTAAGGACACCATTGGAAGCCAGCTGGACAAGGAGAAAGAATATTTTGACCCAGCCACTGTACGCCAGTTGATGGCTCAGCAAGAGCTGGACCGGATCAAGAAGGCTAACGAGGTCCTCGGACTGGCAGCTCAACAACAAGGGATGTTCGACAACGCCCCTCTTCAGGCTCTTAACCTTCCTACCACGTATCCAGCGCTCCAGGGCATCCCTCCTGTGTTGCTCCCCGGCCTCAACAGCCCCTCTCTGCCAGGCTTTACCCCAGCCAACACAG cTTTAACGTCTCCTAAACCGAACCTGATGGGTCTGCCCAGCACAACGGTACCTTCCCCCGGCCTCCCCACATCTGGATTACCAAATAAACCGTCCTCAGCCTCGCTGAGTTCCCCGACCCCAGCACAAGCCACCATGGCAATGGCCCCTCAGCCACCCCCACAACCCCAGCAGCCGCAGCCACCGGTGCAGCAGCCTCCGCCGCCGCCAGCAGCCCAACAGATCCCTGCACCACAGCTGACCCCGCAGCAGCAACGTAAGGACAAAGATggtgagaaaggaaaggagaaggaaaaggcacACAAAGGGAAGGGGGAGCCCCTCCCCGTCcccaagaaggagaaaggagaggcccCTCCAGCGGCTACAGCAACCATCTCAGCCCCACTGCCCGCCATGGAGTACGCAGTGGACCCTGCTCAGCTTCAGGCCCTACAGGCGGCCTTGACTTCAGACCCCACAGCTTTGCTCACGAGCCAGTTCCTTCCTTACTTTGTACCGGGCTTTTCTCCTTATTATGCCCCCCAGATCCCTGGCGCCCTGCAGAGTGGGTACCTGCAGCCCATGTATGGCATGGAAGGCCTGTTTCCCTACAGCCCTGCCCTATCGCAGGCCCTGATGGGCTTGTCTCCAGGCTCCCTACTGCAGCAGTACCAGCAATACCAGCAGAGTCTGCAGGAGGcgattcagcagcagcagcagcagcagcaacagcaacagcagcagcaacagcggCAActacagcaacagcagcagcaacagcaacaaaaagtacagcagcagcagcagcagcagcagcagcccaaaGCAAGCCAAACCCCAGTCCCCCAGGGGCCTGCTTCCCCAGACAAAGACCCTGCCAAAGAATCCCCCAAACCAGAAGAGCAGAAAAACGTCCCCCGTGAGGTGTCCCCCCTCCTGCCGAAACCCCCCGAAGAGCCAGAAGCAGAAAGCAAAAGTGCAAGTGCGGACTCCCTCTGTGACCCCTTCATTGTTCCAAAGGTGCAGTACAAGTTGGTCTGCCGCAAGTGCCAGGCGGGCTTCGGCGACGAGGAGGCGGCGAGGAGCCACCTGAAGTCCCTCTGCTGCTTCGGCCAGTCTGTGGTGAACCTGCAAGAGATGGTGCTTCATGTCCCCACCGGCAGCGGTGGCAGCGGCGGTGGCGGTGGTGGCAGCGGTGGCGGAGGCGGCTCGTACCACTGCCTGGCGTGCGAGAGCGCGCTCTGCGGGGAGGAAGCGCTGAGTCAGCATCTCGAGTCGGCCTTGCACAAACACAGAACAATCACGAGAGCAGCAAGAAACGCCAAAGAGCACCCTAGTTTATTACCTCACTCTGCCTGCTTCCCCGATCCTAGCACCGCATCTACCTCGCAGTCTGCCGCTCACTCAAACGACAGCCCCCCTCCCCCGTCGGCCGCCCCGTCCTCGTCCGCTTCCCCCCACGCCTCCAGGAAGTCTTGGCCGCCAGTGGGCTCCCGGGCTTCGGCCGCGAAGcccccttcttttcctcctctctcctcatctTCAACGGTTACCTCAAGTTCATGCAGCACCTCAGGGGTTCAGCCCTCGATGCCAACAGACGACTATTCGGAGGAGTCTGACACGGATCTCAGCCAAAAGTCCGACGGACCGGCGAGCCCGGTGGAGGGTCCCAAAGACCCCAGCTGCCCCAAGGACAGTGGTCTGACCAGTGTAGGAACGGACACCTTCAGATTGTAA